The following proteins are co-located in the Brevibacillus laterosporus DSM 25 genome:
- a CDS encoding AzlD domain-containing protein has protein sequence MSLNQSILLLILGCTLVTFLPRILPFLVVRNLQLPAPVLKWLSFIPICILTALVVESVIVKTSHSIAVNWLTLIAIVPTLLLALRTKSLAITVIFGVIFMGLLRLCSTYL, from the coding sequence ATGAGCCTTAATCAATCAATTCTCCTTCTGATTTTAGGATGTACATTAGTGACATTCCTTCCACGTATTTTGCCATTTTTAGTGGTTCGTAATTTACAATTGCCTGCACCTGTACTGAAATGGCTTTCTTTTATACCTATTTGTATTCTCACAGCCTTAGTTGTAGAGAGTGTCATTGTGAAAACCAGTCATTCAATCGCAGTGAATTGGCTAACACTCATAGCGATCGTTCCTACCTTATTATTAGCATTGCGGACGAAAAGTCTGGCGATTACTGTCATTTTCGGCGTTATTTTTATGGGATTATTGAGATTATGTAGTACTTATTTATAA